Within the Oryzias melastigma strain HK-1 linkage group LG8, ASM292280v2, whole genome shotgun sequence genome, the region AAAGGAAGATTTTGACGTCTAAATGAGTATCACTAAAATATGAGGGCCGCCTCCTGTCATTGAGAGCACCTACTGCTCTGCTTTCAGTAAAGAATACAGCCTTCTTTTGTGACAGAATCCTAATTTTTGTAGCCTCAGTGGCCtcccctgctgctgctgctcctcttcctcctctagTTTTCTCGTGTGTCTGCTCTGAAGTAAAGATTTTCTGCCGAAAGGTTTAGAAAAGTGCAGATTTATCTGGAATGTTCTGGAAGGACAGGGAACACGAGGAGGATAAAAGGAAGAAGAGGCCTTTTTCGTTTGTTTCTACTATGCCCAGattaatttacacacaaatgcaTCAGAAATCACAGATTTCCCCTCATTCGTATTTTCCTCTCATCTCCATGATTTACCCTTAGgtctttcttgtttttactaGTAGATGGGGACCTGGTATGTGGGTGCTGCATTGTTCTCAGTGAATGGTGGGCTCTGGTAGGCCTCTGTGGTTTCAGTGGTGCCTCCTCCTGGAGAGTTGGAGGGGTATGGCTGGGTGGGTGCACCCCCATCCATGTGTTCGGTGGTGAACAGGGTCATGTCTGTACCGAGCAGATACTTCTGGACCGCACGTGCTGTTAGGCCAGCCtgcagaaataaatgaataaaaacaagatggAGGAGGTGTAAAACATGTTAGCTAAGAGCTAATTTCTGCTAAACCACAAAGCCtaaaatttatttgatttttgggttataacaaaacagaaaataggtttctcctaaaaaatatgcatcataatgaaaatggaatgagctaatttggcaaaaagctttctataaaaataatttatgtcaTGCTATCATGCTAATCAGCTAACTTTAGAAGAACTATTTCAggataaattgtttttttaactcctcttttttcttaatcaaaCACAAccttttaaatcaaactaaattgaaattaattaattaaaataccagTAAACTAAAGTGAATATCAATTGCAAACTtgctttcacaccaaatgcaGTTTGGGCATTAAATTTGCGTTGGGCGGCTCAATTTTGACACATGTCAACACTAGTAACAAAAATTATGGTTATAAGCTTTACGCCCCAgatgtgtgtgggaggagctaccgcccaacgtttttagcctgatcgctacatggagcagtCTCTGTGTaaatctcatttacaatgcgTGGAAGACAGAGGATGTTTAGACATCAGGTTAGACACAGTAATCACGTCTGCATGTCTGGGTTCAtaagatcattcagagactctcccggTACGGTGAGGTGAAGACGTCACATGCCAAAAGCTAAGTCCCTGATTGTGGTGTCAGCCTCgccaaagttcaaatatttgaactctggacCAACCGCAACGCTCAAAACGCACTGCTGTCAGACTGACATGCCACGGCCGACGCTCAAATTGTGCCACTAGACCTTAAACTGCATCTGTACATAACAGTtaaatttgacacccctgatgcgCAAATCGCATTGGGCGTGGAAATGGACTCATAGATTCCACTGACAAAGCGCCGCTTGAAAGAGCTGACACTGGGGTCCAGTTCTCAAAACTTGACCAGCCCCATACCGAACGCAATTCGCTGCATTCAGACCTAAGCCAATTcattgctttcacactgaacacaATTTGCTGTAAATCGAACACGACTCGTTgtattcacaccgaacgcaagTTGCTCTATTCACACCAATCGCTATTTGCTGCATAACAGAACGGGATTTGCTGCATTCACACTCAACATGGTTCATtgtattcacactgaacgcAATTCTTTGCATTCACACTAAACACGATTCACTGCTTTTACACCAAACACTATTtgttgcattcacactgaaacCAATTCAtcgcattcacaccaaacataaTCTACTACAATTACACTTAAAGCAATTGCTGCATCTACACTAAACATGATTCATTGTATTCAAATTCTGATAAATCacaaaacctatttttttctttgtttaatgggttaaaacaacagaataggcctgtctttataaatgtagctaCTTCATAGGGCACCAGTTAACCGCCTAATTTGAGataaagctttaataaaaatattttggattaTGCGATTGTAGTTCATGCTATCAGCTAATTTTAGAAGAACCATTTTAATTCCAACCTTTGTAATATGCTGCTCAGggacacaaaaatgttttaaattggcttgtaataatatttttaatctaacaGAGCTTATTAAATGAAACTAAACTGAAATTAATTCAATAAGATAACagtaaattaatatatttaaatcctAAATACCTCATTCAGACAGACAGGTagtgaaaatacaaataatgaaGGCCTTAGGAAGTCCTCAACATCTGAAAAACTGTTGAGAAAATAATTCCACTGCAACatcttttttctataaatacattgttgttctttttaaaatgcatcagTGCTCATTGCTGAAGCCTGTGATGGATTATCACGTTGGCCTGACTCGCACAAGCCCTTCCAGCTCTCACAGTAGGCCTGTTTGAAGTAAATGAAATTACCTTTTCAATTTAGAATATGAGAAAGCATGATCAGGAGTTGGCATTTGCCAGTCATCAACTAATCCTGATGTGACAACGACAGTGGAGAGTaaagtttaacctttttttacgGAAAAAGAATAACTAAAAATTGTGTTcgacaataaatgttttaaaagtttatgtaTAAAACACAGTTTATGCTGCTCTTAATCATTTGTTTGAGTCAAAGCGTTCAGAAAAACACGTTTGTTAAGCTAAAGTCCAGAATTAGTTTAAGAGTTTTTCGAAAAAATTAGgagttttcacaaaaaaacggCTGTCAATGTTCTTGGTTTCTTCTGAACATGGATCTAGGTTATTTAAACAATTGCAGCCCAAACTAAACACaagataataaaatatatatcactaaagaaaacacactgattccttaaatatttttttcttcaatagcttcaGTTATCCAAGTTCTTTGGACTTAGATACAGTCGGTCTGGATTTTGGGGAACTACAACTGACCAAACAAGTTCACACAACCTGTTATAATGAATCCCAATATTGAATCTCAAACATAATGTTTTCATTCTGTGTTAAGAACTACCATTTAattgtgataaaaaaacaagttggtgAGTGTTCAAATCTGTATTCTTACCCAGGTGATTatggaaaagaaagagaaagcgATCGCCGCCCGAGCTGCGTCTGCCCCTTGGTTGAGTGGTAGATCCTCTTTCTTGGTCCGAGACCATTGATTGGCCAGGAAACAGAAGCTTACAAAGTACAGAAAGGTCCAGAATCCTATCAGGAACCAACAAAACAATGAGAGGGGTTTTCCAAGTTACACCAACGCCTAACACCAAACTTTCCGACGTGTGGTTGAGCAGGTttggaaaactgaaaaatactcAGTTCTGTAAAACTTAAAACCATTTTACAGTTTCAGTTCTCCTGAGTCAAGAGAAACAAAGAAGCTGCAAAACTTCTGTGAATGCTGCTAATGATCAGCCATTACTTTAAGTTTATCTTAGCTTTTAGGAGAAACTTTTACCCCTTTTCACTCAGTATTTGTAGTATTAAAGAATCGCTCCAAAGAAAAtcacgtttttggtgtttttaacatgttcttgtagctttttttcatgatttaagattaaaagtgtctgggtatttctttattcaaattgtgatgcaGATGAAAATCtgcaatttgaaaaattatGGATTTGTGACGCAATGAAAATAGGTGCACCaagtcttcctgctctgctccaaatCTAAATCCTCCAcgtgcagacaaataaatccattaatagacaaataaatccattaatGTCTCCActagctccaatattgatcaatttttgttttttttctacgctaatgttagcttggggttgtgaggggctgtaaactagcaggagagtgcGTAAACAAGAGGAATGCTGGGATTTCAATGCAATGTTACTTCCACGCCAATAGTTCCGCCCACAACCTAGAGGCAAATTTCAGAAATTTTTTGCCATGctgaagaaaatatgtcttgaGAAAGAACGCAGGCTTCTTGAGttgcctaaaaatggcataatcataatttaaaaaaaacactggaaacaattttacaacagataaAATTATAGTTTGAATGGGACTTTAATGCTTTACAAGACATGTAAAAGTAAGGAAAATACTCCTTGTCCAAAAAAGTTCTTATATTTAATCTGagcataaaaatatgtaacaaaAAATCCAGTTATCAGGGCTTTCAAAATCAGTCCAAGTGAATGTGTTAAATGAAGAAGTCAACAAACAATAACAGGACCTGCCCATCCCACGAATTAACCAACAGATGGACAGATGCACTAAAATTGATTCTGTGATGTATTGCAATATTTcctttggtgatacttgtatcgatttaaaatgctggcAAGACgttatttgattaattatttacgAGTCCTTaaatgtcttacttttgtttccacctaaacctccgaccactagttggcagaacagcacactgagcctctttgagcagctctagaccacaccaaaacaacaagatctcacaagaaccatcatgttaaaagttttttttttgttacaagaCATATACTACTTAGTTGTGCCATGTTACTGAAAGTATCAGTATAAAGTTGTAGTACTTAATGTTGTgagtattaaattaaatatattttgctgtattattacaataaaatacataaatattcagGTAGATTTTCTCTTAGtcatattctttaaaaagaaatagttcTGTCTTGggatgtatcgtgatatgtatcatattgtgagacacatatcgagatacatatcgtatcaccAGCCTCTTGCCAATACGCACCCTCAACGACTACGGTATTCGTCTCTTGCCCAAATTTACTAAAGCAAACTGCTCACCTGAGAAGCCGATCTCCAGCATCACCGCCTTCTTCCTGTCTTTAACAGAGCTGATGGAGGAGAACTTGTAGTCGAGCATGAAGAAGAAGGAGCAGGCCAGCAGGCCCACCAGCCCCACAAACACTCCATAGTTACAGGCATCAGCGTTCCTGTTGAAAACACAGTAGAGGCGCTCGCTGCCCACGTTATAATAGCCTTCGTTTACGATGGAGGCGAAGACCACCAGGGAGAATATCTGCGGagcacaaaacaacatttatgagCACCTTGATTGTAGACCAGAATGGCTGGTGGAAAGtgctttcagaataaaagcattagCCTAATCTAGTTGTCTAGATGGTTCCCTTCCCTTAAGCATCAAGCAGCACATGTGCACGTTAATTGTGAAGCTGTTACTGCAGGAAAGTCCACAACTCTAGGTACATTTTTTGCACTCATTTGAAGGTCTAATCCCTTTTTCCCATTTGCCGTTTCTCCTCTTCCCTTTGTTCTGCACACTGATGCAGGTCAGCTGACTAACATTAACCGGCAGAATAGGGCCATGTGACACCCGAGCACACGTAGAGGCGCACTCCGACATGGGGGTCTGGGTCATATGATGTTGGAGGAACACAATGGGATGAAGTCAAGGCAGAGTTTTAAACTGATCACGAGTGGATGAATTCTCAGCAGATGCACAAATGCTTTCAGGGAATTAGCcagataaaaaaagaggaactttGGCTGAATTCTTCACATAGTTTCAGAGTTAGCCTTAAGGACACCTGCATTAAGAGGATTCCTTCGCTCACACAGTGAAGCTCCTTTATAGGTCTTGCATCAGAAGAGGGAGGTGCAATGCTCACCTGTGACCTACAggctaacaaaataaaagtactaaTCTGTAGAAACaactaaattaaaagcaaacaagGAATTAAGATTTCTAACTGCAACATTGTAAAAGCTCCCAATTCAATTTGTGTTCATTAAAGTCGTTTGATGCACTTCTAGaccaaacatgacaaaaattaatttgattaaaggAAGAGGGATAAACCCACCcttattttttgcagtttggaGAACAGCTCTCATGGACTCCAAAAGGTGACAAATGCTCAAATCTACGGTCTGAactccaaatgttttatttgtttttcttatttaatgtATCTCAttagttattttacttttattatgaCCCTGTAAATGATTTCCCttatggttttgttttgaaaatggcGACCACATGGCTCAGTTGGCTATGGGTCGGAGTGGCTCATGGGAAACCAGGGTTTGTTTAGcatgatgagctgaatccagTGTGGGCCCTTTGGGCGAGGCCCTTTACGCCACagcctaactatgtagccacaagggaaGGGATGAATCTGGATCTccttgtgccggtccccagcccagtAAAATACAGAGTTGAGTCGGGATAAGCATCGGGCGAAGGACTCTCCGCCAAACCAAATATGcagatcagtgaaagctgattcgctgtgcaATCCCTGATGGGATATGCTGCAAGataaacaacttttgttttgaactaATTGTACTCAATTTATATTTGACTTAAAgacttaaataaattaaaagaaaatttcttttttttattttcaaaaacttcagctttgcttcagaattttttttgcgCTATatgattaataaatataaagctACTAAACAATAATGTCATTAAAGAtcaaatgaaaattgaaaatcatAATATTGGCATTCCTTATTTAAAATAAGGACATAATGTCTGTTTCAATTACTgtatgatttgatttgatttgattcgattcaattcaactatatttattaaacaggaaaagattaaaaaataatctggcCTGActgttaaaaactgtttttcagtcGGTTCCTTCTCTGTAGTACATAAAACTCAGACAAACATCACAGGATacataagacaaaaaaaaaaatcttacaattGAAACAAGCCACTTGAAATGTCAGTTAAGTGGTCTCACTTGTATTTGTTCGTTATATGTAAAATAAGTATTCTTTTGAATGGAATAAATTATCTTGACGATTTGATGGCTTATGTTCATTCCAAGCTTTAGTGACAAAATGTATATAATAGTCGTTTTTAAGAAGATACTAGAATTTTAATTGATTCCATAAGTTTTGtttatcataaaataataataaaaacagatattaATAGATCATGAATGGCAGTCAATTGTAATAATTGGTAATGAGGATAATGAcactaaaatacaataaaaaaaacaatgtatcgtagcagtttttacatttttagtttgaaaaaagaataacaTAGGAAGTCCAAACATTGGTGGAACATCTTATCGGAAATAGTCTTCATAAATCATttgtagacttttattttgaaagtttgatCAATttctcatgattttttttatgaacacaCATAACCTTTTTATACATAATGAATGTTCTCtttcacaaagaaaatattagTAATAAATTTAAACGTTTTAAATTTGTGGAAATGATAttaactcttcaaaataaaagtattttttcattaacttttaaattaattattattttttttatgtacgcAGCGGTACATtctgatgtatttttatttaattatattctGTGACttggttgtgtttgtttttccggATGCCAAATGTGTAAGGAAGAGGCCAATCACAGCAGAAGACATCCTCTGTGTGCGCAAAGGTGCGTGCGTTACATCAAACGTCAGGGCACGACGCGTCTCCGTGCCCCCGCGTGCGTAATGATGCTGGCGGACCAATGAAAGGTGGGATGACGAGCGACAACCGTGTAGGGTAAATCAGTAAAATCATCCTCAATATCACAGAACTAAATCTGCGTTTGAAATATGAAGATGTTAGAGGATAAATGAAGACTGTAGCCTGGATGAGGCGCAGGATTCTGAGAAAGATGGTTCCGTCTTTCGagggtttttttcagtctgaTGATTATCTTGATGTTTAGGAGACAGTCTGAGAACAAAACCCCACTCATGAGTAAGAATGAGTCGACTTATTTCACGTGAGAAAGGGAAATAACTGTTCGTGGAGTCAGGTAACCACCAGGCCTTATAGGATCACCGCGCGCGCGTTTTCTCAGTCACAATCGGAATCCATTGGCAGCAATTTCACACCGAGATGCTCTGATTTCTTCATATTTGCGGGGGTGAAGGCGTCACACGTTACAACAACACAGAGGACCCCCACCACAACACACACGCGCGCGCGAGCGCAGAAAATCTCCCTCACCCACGACAGCACTCTCAGGATGGTCTGCGGCTGCTTGGCGAATGTGATGGGGTCGATGGTGGACCCGGTCCGGCCCGCTCCGAACGAACCCACTCCGTCCATCATCCGTCTCTCGACGCTCCACGATCCCGGCTCCTCCACggcaggatggatggatgctgctgctgctgctgctgcgcgcGGCTGCTGCAGAAGGGACGGGTCCTGCGCGCTCCCAGCGGCGCGCTCACGGGCGGACGTGCTTCGCGCTGCTGGGATAAGCCCGTGGAAGATGATTGCTGCATAGAAGTTGCGGGAGGGGGAGGTGGCTTCTACAAATGAAATTAATGCGTGATCCGAactgatttattgtttttattattgctgTTATTATTAGCAGAATAATTGCGCGTTCACGCATCTGAAAGGGAATGAAGCCACTCAGGTGAAGTCTGAATATGTTGATCAGACTATCAGCATCACAAATCACATGTTCACTTTGATCTTAAAGTTTACTTGCATTGGATTTTATGAGGAAAATTATAACTACACTTTGTTAGATACATCTGTCCAACTGCTTGTAAACATAATCAgtcaatcacatggcagcaactcaatgcatttagacatgcagacatggtcaagacgatctgctgcagttcaaatcGAGGATCGGAATGGGGAAAAAAGGGCACTGAAGTTACTTTGAATGTCTagtgggattttcacccacaatcatcagagaatggtcagaaaaagagaaaatatccagtgagtgtCAAATGGTTCCAACAGttactcaaataaccactggttacaagcGAGGTCTGCAGTGGATCTGTGAACGCACAACACATCCAACCTTGatgcagatggactacagcagcagaagaccacaTCTGgtatcactcctgtcagctaagaacaggaaattgaggctacaattcacacacaATCACCAAAAGTAAACAacagaagattggaaaaacgtctggtctgatgagtctccatttctgctgccacCTTCGTAGGATCAGAATGTGATATCAACAACATGACAGAatgatccatcctgccttgtatcaacggttcaggctggtggtggtggtataatGTGGAGACATTTTCTTGACACATTTTGGGCTCCTTAGTACCAATTGAACATGGTTATAACTCACCAGCCAACccgagtattgttgctgaccatcactttatgaccacagagttccatcttctgatgctgcTTCCAGCAGGATGAagctccatgtcataaagctggaatcatctcagactggtttcttgaataTGACAATGACTTCACTGAactcaaatgacctccacagtcactagatctcaacccaatggatcacctttgggatgtggtggaacaggagatttgcatcatggatgttcggtcgacaaatctgcagcaactgtgtgatggtATCATGTCAATgtggaccaaactctgaggaatgtttccagaaccttgttgaatctacTGTATGTTATtgaaggattaaggcagttctgaaggcaaaaggtgtccaacccggtactagcaaggtgtacctaataaagtaaGTGGTGAGTGTATAATAAGTACATTATAGATATGTTTGTGTTATGTATGTCtgtaaaaatactattttgatttaattgaaaaaagggGCTTGAACTTGATAAATAGCTAACATTCATCCAAAGCCCTTTTCAAACATTGCACATTGCTATTTATTGTTATACTACTGTTTATGGACTTAATTTTTtatcccttcaaaataaataaaaaataagttgttgCATCTTAttctgaattatttcattttgtttgtttgtttgtttgcttgtttgttatACTggatttaaggtaaaaaaaaaacgacaacttGTTATCATGCTTTTAAAACAGTGATGattaacaaaaatagaaaaattaaaaaacaaaaaaacattttattgagttCATCCGCCGTGTCAGATGAATGGATCAGGTAGAAACTTTTAGTATTAGAAGttctattttcatattttcctgTTGCTTGAAGCTGTTCACAAATCCAAACCTGTTTGCACAAGTTGAAGAAAATCTGCACACTGGCACAGATTCCGACAGGGGTCAAACTTTGATCCAAGGTAAATACAGCCAGCAGACATTCTGTAGGCATTCTGGGATAAAGGACACAGAACCATAACCTTTGTAAAAGAAGGGCAAAGTGCAGCACTCATAAATCCTACTTCAGTGGAGGATTTTGATGATTTAGTTTTCCTATAACAGATGCTCTTTACATCCCTCAAATCAGACTTTATCTGATCTactgagggagaaaaaaaaatcatgacttAAAGttctctggttaaaaaaaaaaaagtttgtacacaaagaagtaaaaaaatcagGTTTATAGGTTTAGAAAAAATTGGGGTAGCACATCACCCTAATCCTTTCGATGGTCTGACCAGATAAAAATAGGGCTGAGCAGCGGTCAAAGAAGAACAAAAGTTCACAGTTTAGTTGAATCCTCATGGAAATCCTTTTCTGGCTTGATGGAAGGGGAAGAAACAACTAGAAGTCTAGAGGAGAGATCTGGACACTATAGCTGTCCTGCCAACTGGGGACTGTAGCGTTGAAAGATGGAACTCAGGTTGAAGACTAGCTCAAAGCTATGACCCAGTAcaattaaaaattagaaaactgTTCTCTGCTATTGACCCATCTCTtagggggagtggtgagctgcagacacacttCGATTTGGTAGTTAAACCTCCCAAAATCAATGTGTGCTCATGTAGTTGATTATTTcttatttgacaaaatatttactaTAAATGGTAAAACTTTCTAGTAATATTCTTCCTTTTATAACTTGGAAcagatttaaactttaaatgccaaattgaaaaaataaaaaataaaaacaattcccCTTTATGTTAATAAAGGTTTGCTGTTTCTCTAATAATGTCAAAACCAAAGATAAAAGTTTGTTGGAACTAAAATTAGACAAAGTCtcatgaaaaacagacatttgaaccttaaaagatattaaaaagtaatgctGGTCACACACAGTGTATTCAGAGATGAATTTGTACTCaaaaattactacttttttgGGTTCAGGTTTTTACTTGAATCAGACAATAATTGTACaatataaacacaaagaaaagattaggtatttcagctacatgagtCACAAAAAAAAGCCCTTCAGGAGGTT harbors:
- the syngr3a gene encoding synaptogyrin-3a, which produces MMDGVGSFGAGRTGSTIDPITFAKQPQTILRVLSWIFSLVVFASIVNEGYYNVGSERLYCVFNRNADACNYGVFVGLVGLLACSFFFMLDYKFSSISSVKDRKKAVMLEIGFSGFWTFLYFVSFCFLANQWSRTKKEDLPLNQGADAARAAIAFSFFSIITWAGLTARAVQKYLLGTDMTLFTTEHMDGGAPTQPYPSNSPGGGTTETTEAYQSPPFTENNAAPTYQVPIY